A single Stutzerimonas stutzeri DNA region contains:
- a CDS encoding pyridoxal-phosphate-dependent aminotransferase family protein, whose protein sequence is MLKLDFHPSGRHFLQIPGPSPVPDRILRAMSLPTIDHRGPEFGALGREVLDKIRTVFKTQQPVVIYPASGTGAWEAALVNTLSAGDRVLMFETGHFASLWEKMARRLGLEPEFLGLPGYEGWRRGVQAEMIERRLKEDSSHTIKAVCVVHNETSTGVTSDIAAVRRAIDAARHPALLLVDTISGLACADYQHDAWGVDVTISGSQKGLMLPPGISFNAVSEKAIEASRSARLPKSFWAWDEILELNRSGYWPYTPNTNLLYGLNEALDMLLGEGLDHVFARHQRWAAGVRTAVESWGLEVQCQDPSVYSPVLTGVVMPEGVDADEVRSLIYRRFDLSLGTGLGKAKGKMFRIGHLGDCNDLTLIATLGGCEAGLKMSGVSLAGSGVLAALEYFAANPLDER, encoded by the coding sequence ATGTTGAAGCTCGATTTTCATCCATCCGGTCGTCATTTTCTGCAGATTCCGGGCCCCTCTCCGGTACCGGATCGAATCCTGCGTGCCATGAGCCTGCCCACTATCGACCATCGTGGCCCGGAGTTCGGCGCGTTGGGGCGCGAAGTGCTGGACAAGATTCGCACGGTCTTCAAGACGCAGCAGCCAGTCGTCATCTATCCCGCGTCCGGCACTGGCGCCTGGGAAGCGGCGCTGGTCAACACCCTGTCGGCGGGCGACCGGGTGCTCATGTTCGAAACCGGGCATTTCGCGTCGCTGTGGGAAAAGATGGCTCGACGTCTCGGGCTCGAACCCGAGTTCCTCGGGTTGCCGGGCTACGAAGGCTGGCGCCGGGGCGTGCAGGCCGAGATGATCGAGCGACGCCTGAAGGAGGACAGCAGCCACACCATCAAGGCCGTCTGCGTGGTGCACAACGAAACGTCGACCGGCGTGACCAGCGACATCGCGGCGGTGCGCCGTGCCATCGATGCCGCCAGGCACCCGGCACTGCTGCTGGTCGATACCATCTCCGGCCTGGCCTGCGCCGATTATCAGCACGATGCCTGGGGCGTCGACGTCACCATTTCCGGCTCGCAGAAGGGCCTGATGCTGCCGCCGGGGATCAGCTTCAACGCAGTCTCGGAAAAGGCGATCGAAGCCAGCCGCAGCGCGCGGTTGCCGAAGAGTTTCTGGGCGTGGGACGAAATCCTCGAACTCAATCGCAGCGGTTACTGGCCGTACACACCCAATACCAACCTGCTGTATGGGCTCAACGAAGCGCTCGACATGTTGTTGGGCGAGGGCCTGGATCATGTCTTCGCGCGTCATCAGCGTTGGGCTGCCGGGGTGCGTACCGCCGTCGAGAGCTGGGGGCTGGAGGTGCAGTGCCAGGACCCGAGCGTCTATTCGCCGGTGCTGACCGGCGTGGTGATGCCTGAAGGCGTCGATGCCGACGAGGTCCGCAGCCTGATCTACCGCCGTTTCGACCTGTCACTGGGTACCGGGCTCGGCAAGGCGAAGGGCAAGATGTTTCGCATAGGGCACCTCGGCGACTGTAACGATCTCACCTTGATCGCCACCCTCGGCGGTTGCGAAGCCGGTCTCAAGATGTCCGGTGTGTCGCTCGCGGGCAGCGGTGTACTCGCCGCGTTGGAGTATTTCGCAGCGAACCCGCTGGACGAGCGCTGA
- a CDS encoding CaiB/BaiF CoA transferase family protein encodes MLPLSNVKILDISQIMAGPYCTMVLGDLGADVIKVEKANGGDDSRQMGPYVNGESTCFFQINRNKKSISLNLKEQRARDIFYRLAADADVIVENYRPGVTQSLEIDYETIRAINPGIIYCSISGYGQTGPYRSKGGFDLVAQGMSGLMSMTGEPGKRPLKTGIAVYDIGAGITAIYSILAAYIHKQNTGEGQHIDIAITECGLPWFAWEAAAYFADGTVPQPTGSRHRVSAPYQAVRAEDGYLMLGCANQRTWERLCRDVIAREDLLDDERFTTNSDRARNVEVLEEILEQILAQRPMKHWLDLCDTAGVPAGPINDFAQAMHDEHYLAREMVQEVSHPVIGTMKTVGFPTKFSRTPLQIRRPAPLFAEHTDEVLHEIGLTDEVIGSLRSEGCIR; translated from the coding sequence ATGCTTCCGCTCAGTAACGTGAAAATCCTGGATATCTCGCAAATCATGGCGGGCCCCTATTGCACCATGGTGCTTGGCGACCTCGGGGCTGATGTCATCAAGGTGGAAAAAGCCAATGGCGGTGACGACAGCCGGCAAATGGGGCCGTACGTCAATGGCGAGTCCACGTGCTTCTTTCAAATCAACCGGAACAAGAAGAGCATCTCGCTGAATCTGAAGGAGCAACGGGCCCGGGACATTTTCTATCGACTGGCCGCCGACGCCGATGTCATCGTCGAGAACTATCGACCGGGTGTGACCCAGTCGCTGGAGATCGACTACGAAACGATACGTGCGATCAACCCAGGGATTATCTATTGCTCGATTTCGGGCTATGGCCAGACCGGCCCCTACCGGAGCAAGGGCGGCTTCGATCTGGTGGCCCAAGGCATGAGCGGCCTGATGTCGATGACTGGCGAGCCTGGCAAGCGGCCACTGAAGACTGGCATCGCCGTCTACGACATCGGCGCCGGTATCACGGCGATCTACTCGATTCTTGCCGCCTACATTCATAAGCAGAACACCGGCGAGGGGCAGCACATCGACATCGCCATCACCGAATGCGGGCTGCCCTGGTTCGCCTGGGAGGCGGCCGCGTACTTCGCCGATGGCACCGTGCCGCAGCCTACCGGCTCACGCCATCGCGTCTCGGCCCCCTATCAGGCGGTGCGGGCCGAGGACGGTTATCTGATGCTCGGGTGTGCCAATCAGCGAACCTGGGAGCGGCTCTGTCGCGACGTGATCGCTCGCGAAGACCTGCTGGACGATGAGCGCTTCACCACCAATAGCGACCGCGCCCGAAATGTCGAAGTGCTCGAAGAGATTCTCGAACAGATACTGGCCCAGCGCCCCATGAAGCACTGGCTCGATCTGTGCGACACCGCCGGGGTGCCCGCCGGGCCGATCAATGATTTCGCACAAGCCATGCACGACGAGCATTACCTGGCTCGTGAGATGGTCCAGGAGGTCAGTCACCCGGTGATCGGCACGATGAAAACGGTCGGTTTCCCGACCAAATTCTCGCGCACGCCCTTGCAGATCCGCCGACCGGCGCCGTTGTTCGCGGAGCACACCGACGAAGTGCTGCATGAGATCGGCCTGACCGACGAGGTGATCGGAAGCCTGCGCAGTGAGGGCTGCATCCGCTGA
- a CDS encoding enoyl-CoA hydratase/isomerase family protein produces the protein MTDVSQGQVDCRIDQGVAWVGFNRPESRNAMTWSMYDALERLCRELEADPQVVAVVFHGCGGKAFVAGTDIKQFADFEGGEAGVNYERRIDSVIAGLENLRKPTIAMLEGFCVGGGAAIALACDFRYCTPTLKFGVPIAETLGNCLSVTNLSRLMDLLGVARTKQVLMAAELIDAPQALVAGLVGGVFEADAIRQEVERKAQAFAGRAPLTVQATKDVINRVLAHRRTPADGSDDWIRTCYGSRDFKAAVDKFVSKTPFEWTGE, from the coding sequence ATGACTGATGTGTCTCAAGGGCAGGTCGACTGTCGAATCGATCAAGGCGTCGCCTGGGTCGGGTTCAATCGGCCGGAGAGCCGTAACGCGATGACCTGGAGCATGTACGACGCGTTGGAACGCCTGTGCCGGGAACTGGAGGCCGATCCCCAGGTGGTCGCCGTGGTGTTTCATGGCTGTGGAGGCAAGGCCTTCGTCGCCGGCACCGATATCAAGCAGTTCGCGGACTTCGAGGGCGGGGAGGCCGGCGTGAACTACGAACGCCGCATCGACAGCGTGATCGCGGGCCTGGAAAACCTGCGCAAGCCGACCATTGCCATGCTGGAGGGCTTCTGTGTGGGAGGTGGTGCGGCCATCGCGCTGGCCTGCGACTTCCGCTATTGCACGCCGACCTTGAAATTTGGCGTGCCGATCGCCGAGACGCTCGGCAATTGCCTTTCGGTAACCAACCTGTCGCGTCTCATGGACCTGCTCGGCGTTGCCCGGACGAAGCAAGTGTTGATGGCCGCCGAGCTGATCGATGCGCCGCAAGCGCTGGTCGCCGGTCTGGTCGGTGGGGTGTTCGAGGCCGATGCGATTCGCCAGGAGGTCGAGCGCAAGGCGCAGGCGTTCGCCGGGCGTGCGCCCCTGACCGTCCAGGCGACCAAGGACGTCATCAACCGCGTCCTGGCACACCGACGCACGCCGGCCGATGGCAGCGATGACTGGATACGGACCTGTTACGGCAGCCGCGACTTCAAAGCCGCCGTCGATAAGTTCGTCAGCAAGACCCCGTTCGAATGGACCGGTGAGTGA